Proteins from a genomic interval of Verrucomicrobium sp.:
- a CDS encoding putative peptidoglycan glycosyltransferase FtsW, giving the protein MNPSTIQRQVGYVLLVTVLSLMVLGIVMLLSISGKLAAEGSGAIYGALQKQGAWMILGGIACAVVSRVDYHWFVRRSGWILAGAAFLLLLVFVPHLGKKVNGSWRWISVGGMTLQPSEVVKWALVLFTASWLGRYQRRLLWKGVLVPFAVTVGLVLVLVVSRDLGSAALLCTALTVLLFVAGTPKRYLLPVPLLGFGGLFAMALAMPERRARLLAFLHPEESKAGKGYQVYQALIALGSGGPTGLGLGNSRQKMYYLPEAPTDFIFPIVGEEMGLWVSLAVVLAFLVILLCGGWITLHAPDPTGVLLGAGLTSLMAVQAMVNLCVVTALLPNKGLPLPFISYGGSNLLFCFLCVGMLFNLQRQGVCEDPEPVETILPQGRGQGATVRI; this is encoded by the coding sequence ATGAACCCCAGCACCATCCAGCGTCAGGTCGGCTACGTCCTGCTCGTCACGGTCTTGAGCCTGATGGTCCTGGGCATCGTGATGCTCCTGAGCATCAGCGGCAAACTGGCCGCGGAGGGATCGGGGGCCATCTACGGGGCTCTGCAGAAGCAGGGAGCCTGGATGATCCTGGGAGGAATAGCCTGCGCGGTGGTTTCCCGCGTCGACTACCATTGGTTCGTGCGGCGTTCCGGCTGGATTCTGGCCGGCGCCGCCTTCCTCCTGCTCCTGGTCTTCGTGCCCCACCTGGGGAAGAAGGTCAACGGCTCCTGGCGCTGGATCAGCGTCGGGGGCATGACCCTCCAGCCGTCGGAAGTGGTGAAGTGGGCCCTGGTCCTCTTCACCGCTTCCTGGCTGGGGCGCTACCAGCGCCGCCTCCTGTGGAAGGGGGTCTTGGTCCCCTTCGCCGTCACGGTGGGTCTGGTCCTGGTCCTCGTCGTCTCGCGCGACCTGGGCAGCGCCGCCCTCCTCTGCACCGCGCTCACCGTCCTCCTCTTCGTCGCGGGGACGCCGAAACGCTATCTTTTGCCCGTGCCGCTCCTTGGCTTCGGCGGCCTCTTTGCCATGGCGCTGGCCATGCCGGAGCGCCGCGCCCGCCTCTTGGCCTTTCTCCACCCGGAGGAGAGCAAGGCGGGGAAAGGCTACCAGGTCTACCAGGCCCTCATCGCCCTGGGCTCCGGCGGGCCCACCGGCCTGGGCCTGGGCAACAGCCGGCAGAAAATGTACTACCTGCCGGAAGCCCCCACCGACTTCATCTTCCCCATCGTCGGGGAAGAAATGGGCCTCTGGGTCTCCCTGGCGGTGGTCCTCGCCTTCCTCGTCATCCTGCTTTGCGGCGGGTGGATCACCCTCCACGCGCCCGATCCCACCGGCGTCCTCCTGGGCGCGGGGCTGACCTCCCTCATGGCCGTGCAGGCCATGGTCAACCTCTGCGTCGTCACCGCCCTCCTGCCGAACAAGGGCCTGCCCCTGCCGTTCATCAGCTACGGCGGGTCGAACCTCCTTTTCTGTTTCTTATGCGTCGGGATGCTTTTCAACCTCCAGCGCCAAGGCGTCTGCGAGGATCCCGAGCCGGTCGAAACCATCCTCCCCCAGGGCCGCGGCCAAGGGGCCACGGTGAGAATCTAG
- a CDS encoding UDP-N-acetylmuramoyl-L-alanyl-D-glutamate--2,6-diaminopimelate ligase: MTLGDLLPVLPEARVEGPVDRPLSALRYDSRRVEAGDIFFAWKGAGFDGHQFVPDACRRGAAAVVLERELERPENAAFVRVPDARRALALLAGRYYGNPAAKLEMVGVTGTNGKTTTAFVVQHLLGGKIGLLGTVHYQTGAETLPASRTTPEGSDLQEMLAKMVAAGCRAAVMEVSSHALDQGRVAGIGFAAAVFTNLTPDHLDYHPTMEAYFEAKRLLFSQSRAAVVNLDDPYGRRLAGELAGEVIAFSPSGAAAAPLRAENVRTTPRGTEFELVWKELRLPVRMPLLGDFNVANVLGALGACLALGRPVEELAARLESLPAVPGRLERFGKEGQPSVVVDYAHTEDAVRKALATLRQLRPKRLAVVLGCGGSRDRTKRPRMAAAAVELADRVYFTSDNPRGESQEQIFADMRAGVPAEAPAAWIADRREAIARAIAEAGPDDLVCIAGKGHESTQEIAGVHHPFSDRDVVGEILA; the protein is encoded by the coding sequence ATGACCCTGGGCGACCTCCTCCCCGTCCTGCCCGAGGCCCGCGTCGAGGGCCCCGTCGACCGGCCCCTCTCCGCCCTCCGCTACGACTCCCGCCGCGTCGAGGCGGGCGACATCTTCTTCGCCTGGAAGGGCGCCGGTTTCGACGGCCACCAGTTCGTCCCCGACGCCTGCCGCCGGGGCGCCGCCGCCGTCGTCCTGGAGCGGGAATTGGAACGGCCGGAGAACGCCGCCTTCGTCCGCGTCCCGGACGCCCGCCGCGCCCTGGCCCTCCTGGCGGGCCGCTATTACGGCAACCCCGCCGCCAAGCTGGAAATGGTCGGCGTCACCGGCACAAACGGGAAGACCACCACCGCCTTCGTCGTCCAGCACCTCCTGGGCGGGAAAATCGGCCTCCTGGGCACGGTCCACTACCAGACCGGCGCGGAGACGCTCCCCGCCTCCCGCACCACCCCGGAGGGCTCAGACCTCCAGGAAATGCTGGCCAAGATGGTCGCCGCCGGCTGCCGCGCCGCCGTCATGGAGGTCTCCTCCCACGCCCTCGACCAAGGCCGCGTGGCCGGGATCGGGTTCGCCGCCGCCGTCTTCACCAACCTGACGCCCGACCACCTCGACTACCACCCGACGATGGAGGCCTACTTCGAGGCCAAGCGGCTCCTCTTCTCCCAGTCCCGCGCCGCCGTCGTCAACCTGGACGACCCCTACGGCCGCCGCCTGGCCGGGGAGCTGGCGGGCGAGGTCATCGCCTTCAGCCCCTCCGGCGCCGCCGCCGCGCCGCTCCGTGCCGAGAACGTCCGCACCACCCCGCGCGGCACCGAGTTCGAGCTGGTTTGGAAGGAGCTTCGCCTCCCTGTCCGCATGCCGCTCTTGGGGGACTTCAACGTTGCCAACGTCCTCGGCGCGCTCGGCGCCTGCCTGGCCCTGGGCCGCCCGGTGGAGGAGCTGGCCGCCCGCCTGGAAAGCCTGCCCGCCGTGCCGGGCCGTCTGGAACGCTTCGGGAAGGAAGGGCAGCCCTCCGTCGTCGTCGACTACGCCCACACGGAAGACGCCGTCCGCAAGGCCCTGGCCACCCTGCGCCAATTGCGGCCGAAGCGCCTCGCCGTCGTCCTCGGCTGCGGGGGCAGCCGCGACCGGACCAAGCGCCCCCGCATGGCCGCCGCCGCCGTCGAGCTGGCCGACCGCGTCTACTTCACCTCCGACAACCCGCGCGGCGAAAGCCAGGAGCAGATCTTCGCCGACATGCGCGCGGGCGTCCCCGCCGAGGCCCCGGCCGCCTGGATCGCCGACCGCCGGGAGGCCATCGCCCGCGCCATCGCGGAAGCGGGCCCGGACGACCTCGTCTGCATCGCGGGCAAGGGCCATGAGTCGACCCAGGAAATCGCCGGCGTCCACCACCCCTTCAGCGACCGCGACGTGGTCGGGGAGATCCTCGCCTAA
- the murC gene encoding UDP-N-acetylmuramate--L-alanine ligase, whose protein sequence is MSEKIESILSQPGARIHLIGVGGSGMSALARLLLANGFRVSGSDLRGSTLLEKLVPLGLSFQEGHRGEWVQGCDLVVHSSAIGDGNAERIEAGKLGIPTARRAEVLAVLARRPGKEAVVVAGMHGKTTTTSLLAHVLREAGRRPSHYVGAEVPVLGASAVWDEGAEIVIEGDESDGTLTFFHPAHAILLNIEEEHLDHYGDIKAILETFSRFLDQTSGAVIYCADDQNTALLCSQRPRAIGYGLGEGAHYRAVNLVSRDFSSEFEVLREGELLGRFHLPIPGSQNVSNALAVIAMATELGLGREAIARALGEFRGASRRFETKYRSENFMVVDDYAHHPTEIRATLAAARSGGWKRIVALFQPHRYTRTQSLKDEFATAFQEADKVFLTGIYAASEAPIEGVSGQALAEAVQAAGHPSVVYEESLRRLRRRVAQEIEPGDLVLTLGAGDIHETATALAEELAWYEGLRSQLSSESKLLRQEPMRKHTSIRVGGPAQFWFEPASEEDLIAGLRHAHRHGVPVTLIGRGTNLLVRDGGIAGLSIYLGNPYFSRIEIEGEQITAGAGAPLRAIVAAAKKKGLGGISFMEGIPGNLGGALRMNAGAMHGWTMEVVEQLRVVDREGRVKTYDRHELEVRYRSVPLLEDHIALSARLRGTPTEPAKIDEELKTFSKKRWTSQPAAPSAGCIFKNPAEGSAGRIIDESGLKNLNFGKARVSDVHANFIVNDGGASAMEIRELMKMVQQRVKEARGIDLEPEVIILGDEE, encoded by the coding sequence GTGAGCGAAAAGATCGAGTCCATCCTGTCCCAGCCCGGCGCCCGCATCCACCTGATCGGCGTGGGCGGCAGCGGCATGAGCGCCCTGGCGCGTCTCCTGTTGGCCAACGGCTTTCGCGTCTCCGGCTCCGACCTGCGCGGCTCCACGCTCCTGGAAAAGCTCGTCCCCCTGGGCCTTTCCTTCCAGGAAGGCCACCGCGGGGAGTGGGTCCAGGGCTGCGACTTGGTCGTCCACTCCTCCGCCATCGGGGATGGGAACGCGGAGCGGATCGAGGCCGGGAAGCTCGGCATCCCCACCGCCCGCCGCGCGGAGGTCCTGGCCGTCCTGGCCCGCCGCCCCGGGAAAGAGGCCGTCGTCGTAGCCGGCATGCACGGAAAGACGACCACCACCAGCCTCCTGGCCCACGTCCTGCGCGAGGCGGGCCGCCGCCCCAGCCACTACGTCGGCGCGGAGGTGCCCGTCCTGGGCGCCAGCGCCGTGTGGGACGAGGGCGCGGAGATCGTCATCGAGGGGGACGAGAGCGACGGCACCTTGACTTTCTTCCACCCCGCCCACGCCATCCTTCTCAACATCGAGGAAGAGCACCTCGACCACTACGGCGACATCAAGGCGATCCTGGAAACCTTCTCCCGCTTCCTCGACCAGACCTCCGGCGCCGTCATCTACTGCGCCGACGACCAGAACACCGCCCTCCTCTGCTCCCAGCGCCCCCGCGCCATCGGCTACGGGCTGGGAGAGGGGGCCCACTACCGCGCGGTCAACCTGGTCAGCCGCGACTTCTCCTCCGAGTTCGAGGTGCTGCGGGAGGGTGAGCTGCTGGGCCGCTTCCACCTGCCCATCCCCGGCTCCCAGAACGTCAGCAACGCCCTGGCCGTCATCGCCATGGCCACGGAGCTGGGCCTGGGCCGGGAGGCCATCGCCCGCGCCCTGGGCGAGTTCCGCGGCGCCAGCCGCCGCTTCGAGACCAAATACCGCAGCGAGAACTTCATGGTCGTCGACGACTACGCCCACCACCCCACCGAGATCCGCGCCACCCTGGCGGCGGCGCGCTCCGGCGGGTGGAAGCGGATCGTCGCCCTCTTCCAGCCCCACCGCTACACGCGCACCCAATCCCTCAAGGACGAGTTCGCCACCGCCTTCCAGGAAGCGGACAAGGTCTTCCTCACCGGCATCTACGCCGCCAGCGAGGCGCCCATCGAGGGCGTCTCCGGCCAGGCCCTCGCGGAGGCCGTGCAGGCCGCCGGGCACCCCTCCGTCGTCTATGAGGAGAGCCTCCGCCGCCTGCGCCGCCGCGTCGCCCAGGAGATCGAGCCGGGAGACCTGGTCCTGACCCTCGGCGCCGGCGACATCCATGAGACGGCCACCGCCCTGGCCGAGGAGCTGGCCTGGTATGAAGGGCTTCGCTCCCAATTGAGTTCGGAGAGCAAGCTCCTGCGCCAGGAGCCGATGCGCAAGCACACCTCCATCCGCGTCGGCGGCCCCGCGCAGTTCTGGTTCGAGCCCGCGAGCGAGGAAGACCTCATCGCCGGCCTGCGCCACGCCCACCGCCACGGCGTGCCCGTCACCCTCATCGGGCGCGGCACCAACCTGCTGGTGCGGGACGGCGGCATCGCCGGGCTCTCCATCTACCTGGGCAACCCCTACTTCTCCCGCATCGAGATCGAGGGAGAGCAGATCACCGCCGGGGCGGGAGCGCCCCTGCGCGCCATCGTCGCCGCAGCCAAGAAAAAGGGCCTGGGCGGCATCTCCTTCATGGAGGGGATCCCCGGCAACCTAGGCGGCGCGCTGCGCATGAACGCCGGGGCCATGCACGGATGGACGATGGAAGTCGTCGAGCAGCTGCGCGTCGTCGATCGCGAGGGCCGCGTGAAGACGTACGACCGGCACGAGCTGGAGGTGCGCTACCGCAGCGTGCCGCTCTTGGAAGACCACATCGCCCTCTCCGCGCGCCTGCGCGGCACGCCCACGGAGCCCGCGAAGATTGACGAGGAGCTGAAAACCTTCAGCAAAAAGCGGTGGACCAGCCAGCCCGCCGCGCCGTCCGCAGGCTGCATTTTCAAGAACCCCGCGGAGGGCTCGGCCGGGCGGATTATTGATGAGTCCGGCCTTAAAAACTTAAATTTCGGAAAAGCGCGAGTTTCCGATGTACATGCAAATTTTATTGTGAATGATGGGGGCGCATCGGCCATGGAGATCCGCGAATTGATGAAAATGGTGCAGCAGCGCGTGAAGGAAGCGCGCGGCATCGATTTGGAGCCCGAGGTCATCATCCTGGGGGACGAGGAATAA
- the murG gene encoding undecaprenyldiphospho-muramoylpentapeptide beta-N-acetylglucosaminyltransferase, with the protein MRVAIACGGTGGHLFPGLAVAEALRRRGHEALLLVSEKEIDRTALEGRGEFASRALPAVGWPGLGPRLPGFFLKLWRSASACRRLFQDYAPDAVLSMGGFTGAAPLWIAGRRKIPAFLHESNAVPGRVTRLFARRVDRVLVGFGACAAALSPARCSVTGTPVRGALREVPRAEAASALGLDPSRRTLLVAGGSQGARALNRLVCRTLPLWKDRLAAWQFIHLSGAADAEETARAYQDIEALAHVRPFSAQMAEIYSLADLAVGRSGASTLTELAHYGLPSLLVPLPTAAEDHQTANARIFTQAGAASLFRQEDLTPQAFDAAVRGVLGEEHRLQEMARAARALAVPDAAGRVAEAVLNGIQKGELR; encoded by the coding sequence ATGCGCGTCGCGATCGCCTGCGGGGGGACCGGGGGGCATCTCTTTCCCGGCCTTGCCGTGGCGGAGGCTCTCCGCCGCCGCGGGCACGAGGCGCTCCTCCTGGTCTCCGAAAAGGAGATCGACCGCACCGCCCTGGAGGGGCGGGGAGAATTCGCCTCCCGCGCCCTGCCCGCCGTTGGCTGGCCCGGCTTGGGGCCCCGCCTGCCCGGCTTTTTCCTGAAGCTTTGGCGGAGCGCCTCCGCCTGCCGCCGCCTCTTCCAGGACTACGCCCCGGACGCCGTCCTGAGCATGGGCGGATTTACCGGCGCCGCTCCCCTCTGGATCGCCGGACGGCGGAAAATCCCCGCCTTCCTGCACGAGTCGAACGCCGTCCCCGGCCGCGTCACCCGCCTCTTCGCCCGGCGGGTCGACCGCGTCCTGGTCGGCTTCGGCGCCTGCGCGGCGGCGCTTTCCCCGGCCCGCTGCTCCGTGACCGGCACGCCGGTGCGCGGGGCGCTGCGGGAGGTGCCCCGCGCGGAGGCCGCCTCCGCCCTGGGCCTCGATCCCTCCCGCCGGACGCTGCTGGTCGCCGGCGGCAGCCAGGGCGCGCGGGCGCTCAACCGCCTCGTCTGCCGGACGCTCCCCCTCTGGAAAGACCGGCTGGCCGCCTGGCAATTCATCCACCTTTCCGGCGCGGCCGACGCGGAGGAAACCGCCCGCGCCTACCAGGACATCGAGGCCCTGGCCCACGTCCGCCCCTTCTCCGCGCAGATGGCGGAAATCTACAGCCTGGCCGACCTGGCCGTGGGCCGCTCCGGCGCGTCGACCTTGACCGAGCTGGCCCACTACGGCCTGCCCAGCCTCCTGGTCCCGCTCCCCACCGCGGCGGAGGACCACCAGACCGCCAACGCCCGGATCTTCACGCAGGCCGGCGCGGCCTCCCTTTTCCGCCAGGAGGACCTGACTCCCCAGGCCTTCGACGCCGCGGTGCGCGGGGTCCTGGGGGAGGAGCACCGCCTCCAGGAAATGGCCCGCGCGGCCCGCGCCCTGGCGGTGCCGGACGCGGCCGGACGCGTGGCGGAGGCGGTCCTGAACGGAATCCAAAAAGGAGAGTTGCGGTGA
- the mraY gene encoding phospho-N-acetylmuramoyl-pentapeptide-transferase: MLYYLHYLSGYFGGFNVFRYITFRAAAATLTALIFTWIIAPALIRALTRLKMGQPLRGKEEVRDLAALHQGKKGTPTMGGLLIIFSVAVSSLLWVDFKAANLVWLALGAMVFLGGVGFLDDYLKVSKKKSAGLPGRLKIVAQVGTALVVGGVLLSDPLYADRIARVDIPFTRGLTFLHLGFWAALFFFSLVVTGSSNAVNLTDGLDGLATGCTLTVALVFAVFAYIAGNLDLAQYLFVSHIRNAGELSIFCAALIGACLGFLWFNCHPARVFMGDTGSLAIGGAIGVVSICVAQEFLLVIAGGIFVVEALSVILQVASFKLTGKRIFAMAPLHHHFELKGWAESQVTIRFWIISLLCGLLALSSLKLR; the protein is encoded by the coding sequence ATGCTTTACTACCTCCACTACCTCAGCGGCTACTTCGGCGGGTTCAACGTCTTCCGCTACATCACCTTCCGTGCCGCGGCGGCCACCCTTACCGCGCTGATCTTCACCTGGATCATCGCCCCCGCCCTCATCCGGGCCCTCACCCGGCTGAAGATGGGCCAGCCCCTGCGCGGCAAGGAAGAGGTGCGCGACCTGGCCGCCCTTCACCAGGGCAAGAAGGGGACGCCCACCATGGGCGGCCTCCTCATCATCTTCTCCGTGGCGGTCAGCTCCCTCCTATGGGTCGACTTTAAGGCGGCCAACCTCGTCTGGCTCGCCCTCGGCGCGATGGTCTTCCTGGGCGGCGTCGGCTTCCTGGACGACTACTTGAAGGTCTCCAAGAAAAAGTCGGCGGGCCTCCCTGGGCGGCTGAAGATCGTCGCCCAGGTCGGCACCGCGCTGGTGGTCGGCGGCGTCCTCCTTTCCGATCCCCTCTACGCCGACCGGATCGCCCGCGTCGACATCCCCTTCACCCGCGGCCTGACCTTCCTTCACCTCGGCTTCTGGGCGGCGCTCTTCTTCTTCTCCCTCGTCGTCACCGGCTCCTCCAACGCCGTGAACTTGACCGACGGCCTCGACGGCCTGGCCACCGGCTGCACGCTGACCGTGGCGCTCGTCTTCGCCGTCTTCGCCTACATCGCGGGCAACCTAGACCTGGCGCAATATCTCTTCGTCTCCCACATCCGCAACGCGGGGGAGCTTTCCATCTTCTGCGCGGCGCTCATCGGGGCGTGCCTCGGCTTCCTGTGGTTCAACTGCCACCCCGCCCGCGTCTTCATGGGGGATACCGGCTCCCTGGCCATCGGCGGGGCCATCGGCGTCGTCTCCATCTGCGTGGCGCAGGAATTCCTCCTGGTCATCGCCGGGGGGATCTTCGTCGTCGAGGCGCTCTCCGTCATCCTCCAGGTCGCTTCCTTCAAGCTGACCGGCAAGCGGATCTTCGCCATGGCGCCGCTCCACCACCATTTCGAGCTGAAGGGCTGGGCCGAGTCCCAGGTCACCATCCGGTTCTGGATCATTAGCCTGCTCTGCGGCCTTCTGGCCCTCTCCAGCTTGAAACTCCGTTAG
- a CDS encoding LysM peptidoglycan-binding domain-containing protein produces the protein MKNLFKNLAARKGRFRLRNEVPASKSDGLVESGASEGTGGLKLVTVFIAVLALHVLVIGSISAYHFFKGSTDVATTTGAEGTTPEAAAPDGATIDKPTAAGLAAAGTPEASKDGAPTIDSNAVAAAPIPTPSVTAPAAPAAADPAPALPPAPALAEATAPAAPVPAPIAPAKPAVAAAPAKAAAPAKAAAPAATYVVKKGDTLHRVAQAHGMTVAQVKALNGLKGNALRVGQKLAVKGTAASAAGTAVAAAAPAATATAGKSYKVVKGDTLARIARTFRVSPSALMAANKLSDPRKLKVGAVLVIPGHSATAQSSTHVMPAATAPSRQSASSLAANK, from the coding sequence ATGAAGAACCTGTTCAAAAACCTGGCGGCCCGGAAAGGCCGGTTCCGCCTCCGCAACGAGGTGCCCGCCTCCAAGTCCGACGGCCTCGTCGAATCGGGCGCGTCCGAAGGCACCGGCGGCCTCAAGCTGGTCACCGTTTTCATCGCCGTGCTCGCCCTGCACGTCCTGGTGATCGGCAGCATCAGCGCCTACCACTTCTTCAAGGGCTCGACTGACGTCGCCACGACGACCGGCGCCGAGGGGACGACCCCCGAGGCGGCCGCCCCGGACGGCGCCACGATCGACAAGCCGACCGCCGCGGGCCTGGCCGCCGCCGGTACGCCGGAAGCCTCCAAGGACGGCGCGCCCACGATCGACAGCAACGCCGTCGCCGCCGCGCCGATCCCGACTCCCTCGGTGACCGCTCCCGCCGCCCCGGCCGCCGCCGATCCCGCTCCGGCCCTGCCGCCCGCCCCCGCGCTGGCGGAAGCCACGGCGCCCGCCGCTCCCGTCCCGGCTCCGATCGCCCCGGCCAAGCCGGCGGTCGCCGCCGCTCCGGCCAAGGCCGCCGCTCCGGCCAAGGCCGCCGCTCCCGCCGCCACCTACGTCGTGAAGAAGGGGGACACCCTTCACCGCGTCGCCCAGGCCCACGGCATGACCGTCGCCCAGGTGAAGGCCCTCAACGGCCTCAAGGGGAACGCCCTGCGCGTCGGCCAGAAGCTGGCCGTGAAGGGCACCGCCGCTTCCGCCGCCGGCACCGCCGTGGCCGCCGCGGCTCCCGCCGCCACCGCGACCGCGGGCAAGAGCTACAAGGTCGTCAAAGGAGACACCCTGGCCCGGATTGCCCGGACCTTCCGCGTCTCCCCCTCCGCCCTCATGGCGGCCAACAAGCTGAGCGATCCGCGCAAGCTGAAGGTCGGCGCCGTCCTGGTCATCCCGGGCCACTCCGCCACCGCGCAATCCTCCACGCACGTGATGCCCGCCGCCACGGCCCCCAGCCGCCAGTCGGCCTCCAGCCTCGCGGCCAACAAGTAA
- a CDS encoding D-alanine--D-alanine ligase: MSAKPSHVAVLKGGPSAEREVSLRTGAACAAALRERGYTVDEIDVAGRDFTLPAGVEFVFISLHGAFGEDGEVQAYLEKHGFPYSGSGVAASRLAIDKEASKEAFRRERIPTPEGVTVGRGDPAPALQPPLVVKPYCEGSSLGMSFVFEEKELAPALDKAFELGERAVVERYIKGRELTVSILGGEALPIVEIAPKEGFYDYTNKYTAGKTDYLCPAPLDAELTRRVQEISLRAHRALGCEVYSRVDIMLDADSNPYVLEVNTIPGMTATSLLPKAAAAAGIPFPELCERILLLSLQRFPATV; this comes from the coding sequence ATGAGCGCCAAGCCCTCCCACGTCGCCGTCCTCAAGGGCGGCCCCTCCGCCGAGCGCGAGGTCTCCCTGCGCACCGGCGCCGCCTGCGCCGCCGCCCTGCGCGAGCGCGGCTACACCGTCGACGAGATCGACGTGGCCGGCCGCGACTTCACCCTGCCCGCGGGCGTCGAGTTCGTCTTCATTTCCCTGCACGGCGCCTTCGGCGAGGACGGCGAGGTCCAGGCCTACCTGGAAAAGCACGGCTTCCCCTACAGCGGCTCCGGCGTCGCCGCCAGCCGCCTGGCCATCGACAAGGAGGCCAGCAAGGAGGCCTTCCGCCGGGAGAGAATCCCCACGCCGGAAGGCGTCACCGTCGGCAGGGGCGATCCGGCCCCCGCCCTCCAGCCGCCCCTGGTCGTGAAGCCCTACTGCGAGGGTTCCTCCCTCGGCATGAGCTTCGTCTTCGAGGAAAAGGAACTGGCGCCCGCGCTGGACAAGGCCTTCGAGCTGGGGGAGCGCGCCGTCGTCGAGCGCTACATCAAAGGCCGGGAGCTGACCGTCTCCATCCTGGGCGGCGAGGCCCTGCCCATCGTCGAGATCGCGCCGAAGGAAGGCTTCTACGACTACACGAACAAATACACCGCCGGGAAGACCGACTACCTTTGCCCCGCCCCGCTCGACGCCGAGCTGACCCGCCGCGTGCAGGAAATCTCCCTGCGCGCCCACCGCGCCCTGGGCTGCGAGGTCTACTCCCGCGTCGACATCATGCTCGACGCCGACTCCAATCCCTACGTCCTGGAGGTGAACACCATCCCCGGCATGACCGCCACCAGCCTCCTGCCGAAGGCGGCGGCCGCCGCCGGGATCCCTTTCCCGGAACTCTGCGAGCGGATCCTCCTCCTCTCGCTTCAGCGCTTCCCCGCAACCGTCTAA
- a CDS encoding UDP-N-acetylmuramoyl-tripeptide--D-alanyl-D-alanine ligase yields MEPILLRDLAAMMDGAILQGEGTLPVARLHTDSRTVRPGDGFVALVGDRFDGHDYLAAAAAQGAVAGIVSRARATLPDVPPRFGLVAVSDTVAALQRCAVSYRQARAARVVAVTGSSGKTSTKEMIAAVLGVRFRVAATQGNLNNHLGVPLTLLRIEPETDYAVVEMGMNHRGEIAPLAAMAAPSIAVVTGVGSAHIEHLGSREAIAEEKTDLVAALPEDGAAILNGDDPLLRRHGARARCRIVWTGSAADAAWRAEDVRFTPQGVAFRLCGPSGAAQVLLPVHSRVMIGNALLAAAVGAEAGLSVEEIASGLSSVRLAGGRMEVRPRGEGWLIDDSYNANPESMEAALASLREFPAPGRRVAVLGSMGELGAEAPALHRRVGAAAAQAAPDLLVVVGPHAAELEAGAREGGLKEIRRFATTAEAAAALPALAREDDTVLIKGSRFMKLEAVAAALGQAPTLSH; encoded by the coding sequence ATGGAGCCGATCCTTCTCCGCGATTTGGCCGCCATGATGGACGGGGCGATCCTCCAGGGGGAGGGGACCCTGCCCGTCGCCCGCCTCCACACGGACAGCCGCACCGTCCGCCCCGGGGACGGCTTCGTCGCCCTCGTCGGCGACCGCTTCGACGGGCATGACTACCTGGCCGCCGCCGCCGCGCAGGGCGCCGTGGCGGGCATCGTCTCCCGCGCCCGCGCCACCCTGCCGGACGTGCCGCCCCGCTTCGGCCTGGTCGCCGTTTCGGACACCGTTGCCGCCCTGCAGCGCTGCGCCGTCTCCTACCGGCAGGCCCGGGCCGCCCGCGTCGTCGCCGTCACCGGCAGCAGCGGCAAGACGAGCACCAAGGAGATGATCGCCGCCGTCCTGGGCGTCCGCTTCCGCGTCGCCGCCACCCAGGGGAACCTGAACAACCACCTGGGCGTCCCGCTCACCCTCCTGCGCATCGAGCCGGAGACCGACTACGCCGTTGTCGAGATGGGGATGAACCACCGCGGGGAGATCGCCCCCCTGGCCGCCATGGCCGCCCCCTCCATCGCCGTCGTCACCGGAGTCGGCTCCGCCCACATCGAGCACCTCGGCAGCCGGGAGGCCATCGCGGAGGAGAAGACCGACCTCGTCGCCGCCCTGCCGGAAGACGGCGCGGCCATCCTCAACGGGGACGACCCCCTCCTGCGCCGCCACGGCGCGCGCGCCCGCTGCCGCATCGTCTGGACCGGCTCCGCCGCCGATGCCGCCTGGCGCGCGGAGGACGTCCGCTTCACCCCGCAGGGCGTCGCCTTTCGCCTGTGCGGCCCGTCGGGAGCCGCGCAGGTCCTCCTGCCCGTCCACAGCCGCGTCATGATCGGCAACGCCCTCCTGGCCGCCGCCGTCGGCGCGGAGGCGGGCCTTTCCGTGGAGGAGATCGCCTCCGGCCTTTCCTCCGTCCGCCTCGCCGGAGGCCGGATGGAAGTCCGCCCGCGCGGGGAAGGCTGGCTCATCGACGATTCCTACAACGCCAACCCCGAGTCGATGGAGGCGGCCCTGGCCTCCCTCCGGGAATTCCCCGCCCCGGGCCGCCGCGTGGCGGTCCTCGGCTCCATGGGAGAGCTGGGCGCGGAGGCCCCGGCCCTCCACCGGCGCGTCGGCGCGGCGGCGGCCCAGGCCGCGCCGGACCTGCTGGTCGTCGTCGGCCCGCACGCCGCCGAGCTGGAGGCGGGCGCCCGCGAGGGCGGCCTAAAGGAAATCCGCCGCTTCGCCACGACGGCGGAGGCCGCCGCCGCGCTCCCCGCCCTGGCCCGGGAGGACGACACCGTCCTCATCAAAGGCTCCCGTTTCATGAAGCTGGAGGCCGTCGCGGCGGCTCTCGGCCAGGCCCCCACCCTTTCTCACTAG